In Desulfoferula mesophila, the genomic window GTGGTTGGCCACCACCACCACCGGGCCCTTGGCGGGCACCCGCTTGAGCTCCAGGTCCGACACCCGCCAGGCCACGCCCATTTGCCTGAGCACCGCGTCGATGAAAGCGGCCTGGCCCTGCTGGGCGGGGTTTACTTGGCGATAGATGGCCTCCAGGCGGGCCAGGTAGAACAGGCGGCTGATGGCCGCGCCCATCTTGTCGGCCACGGGTGCGGGTACGGGCCGGGGCCAGTTGAAGGCGGGCCGGAAAATAGCTTCCGCGCTGCTGGGTGGCATGGGATTCCTCCAAACCGTGCATGGTCGGTTTCAGCGAGAGGGCCTCTTGGAGAGCCTCCCTCGGGTTAGTTAGTTCTAGGACGGACAGATGACGATCGGGTGGAGGGCGTATTGCATTTTTTAGACAATGCGGGACGTGCAACCGGAGGCCCGGCGGCGGGTTTTGTCAGGAAGGAGCCGGGTGGGTTATATTGAAAACTGTCGGGCCAACGGCCCGAGCCAAGGGCGCTTTTCGGCGAAAGGAAGCAAGGATGGATTCTTGGCGACCCAGCGTTTGCCCCTTTGACTGCCCCGACACCTGCGGCCTTTTGGTGCGGGTAAAGGAGGGGCGGGCCACGGCGGTGAAGGGCGATCCGGAGCACCCCTTCACCCAGGGCTTTATCTGCCAGAAGATGGCCCAGTACCCCGCCCGGGTGCATCACCCCCAGCGGATCACCAAGCCCCTGCTGCGGGTGGGCCCCAAGGGCGAGGGGCGGTTCAAGGAGATAGGATGGGATCAGGCCCTGGCCCTGGCCGCGGCCAAGCTGGAGGAGACGGCGGCCAAACACGGCCCCGCCGCCATCCTGCCCTATTCCTATGCCGGGCACATGGGCCATTTGCACCGCAACGCGGGCCACGCCTTTTTTCACCGCCTGGGGGCCAGCAAGCTGGGGCGCACCATCTGCAGCAGCACCGCCTCGGCGGGCTTTGCCTACAGCCTGGGCACCGGACCGGGCACCGACCTTAGCCACAGCCGTTTGTCCGACCTGATCATCGTGTGGGGCTGCAACGTGTTGACCACCAACCTGCACGCCTGGCCCTGGTTCCAGGAGGCCCGGCGGGGCGGGGCCCGCCTGGTGGTCATCGATCCCTACGCCAACCAGACCGCGTTGAAGGCCGACACCCACCTCAAGCTGCGGCCGGGCAGCGATGCGGCCCTGGCCCTGGGCCTGATGCAGGTGCTCATCAACGAGGAGTTGCTGGATCACGAGTTCATCGCGGCCCACACCCTGGGCTTTGCCGACCTGCAGGCCCGGGCCGCCGAGTATCCGCCGGAGCGGGCGGCGGAGCTGACCGGGGTGAGCGCCGCAGAGATCGTGGAACTGGGCCGGGCCTATGGCCGGGCCCGGGCACCCTACATCCGCACCGGTTGCGGCCCCGCCCGCCAGTTGGCGGGGGGCATGGCCATGCGCACCATCGCCCTGCTGCCCGCCCTGGTGGGGGCCTTCGAGCGCCCCGGCGGAGGCATCCTGCGTAGCGTGGGGGCGGGGGCCTGCCTGGACCTGTCGCGCCTCACGGCGGAAGAGCTTTCCCCGGCCGGCACCCCCACGGTTAACATGGTCCAGCTGGGCGCGGCCCTGGCCCCGGAGGCCCCCCGGCCCCTGCACCTGCTGTGGGTGTATCTGTCCAATCCGGCGGTGGTGGCCCCGGACAGCTCGGCGGTGCTCAAGGGCCTGGCCCGGGAAGACCTGTTCCTGGTGTGCCAGGAGATGTTCATGACCGAGACCGCCCGCTGGGCCGACCTCATCCTGCCCGGCGCCGGCTCCCTGGAGATCACCGAGCTCTACACCTCCTACGGCCACCGCTACGTGCAGATGGCCAAGCCGGTCATCGCGCCGGTGGGCCAGTGCCGCTCCCTGTGGTCGGTGTTCCAGGAGATGGCCGGGCGCATGGGCTTTGACGAAGAGGTGTTCACGGCCGACGAGGAGCAGCACATCTCCTGGATGCTTGATAGCGGCTCCCCTTGTTTGGAGGGCATAACCCTGCAGAGCCTGTCCGCCGGCCGCCCCCTGCTGGCCAACATCCCGGCCAACCCCTACGAGCGGGGCTTTCTCACCCCCTCGGGCAAGGTGGAGTTCTACTGCGAGGCCCTGGCCGCCCAGGGCCTGGACCCCCTGCCCGACGGCGCGCCCAGCCGCGAGGACGACCACGGCGGGGTCTATCCCCTGCAACTCATCACTCCGCCGCGCAAGCAATTTTTGAACTCCACCTTCAACGAGCTGGAGGCCCAGCGGGAGCGGGCCGGGGAGGCCGAGATTTACCTGCATCCGGACGACGCGGCGGCCCGGGGCATCGTTGACGGCGGATTGGTGAGGGTGTTCAACGGCCGGGGCGAGTGCCTGCTCAGGGCCAAGGTGTCAGAGGCGGTGCTGCCCGGCGTAACCGTGGCCGAGGGTCTGTATTGGGGAGCCCATACCCCCGGCGGCACGGGCATCAACCATCTCACCTCCCAGGCCCTGGCCGACCTGGGCGGCTCCAGCGCCTTTCACTGCAACCAGGTGGAGGTGGCTCCGGCCCCCTGAGAAATTCCCCGGCGCGGCACAAATCGCTGGACTCCGGCCCGGCGGGTGGGCAAACTGGGCGAGCCGGACCCGGAGCCCTCCCCGGTCGGGAGCGGGGCGCCGGTGCGGCTATTTCAGCAACGAGAACCTGGGTAGAGCATCTAGAGGAGAAGAGAATGTTACAGATAAAGGACGCGGTGGCGGTCATAACCGGCGGGGCCAGCGGCATCGGCCTGTCCCTGGCCCAGTATTGGGCCTCCCAGGGCGGCAAGGTGGTGCTGGCCGACCTGTTCCCCGAGGCGCTGGAGCAGGCGGCGGCCCAGGTTGAGGGGCCGGTGCACACCGTGGCCTGCGACGTGACCAAGGAGGAGGACAACGCCCGTCTGGCCGCCGAGGCCATCGAGGCCTTCGGGGCCATCAACCTGGTGGCCCCCTTCGCGGGCATCATCAAGGACGGCCTGTTCCTGTCCCCGGACCGCGAGAGCGGCAAGGTTGCCCGCAAGATGCCCTTGGAGCAGTTCGAGAGCGTGATCAAGGTGAACCTCACCGGGGTGTTCCTCACCGCCCGCGAGTGCGGCGAGCAGATGGTCAACCACGGCTGCCGGGGCTTGATCTGCTTCATCTCCTCCACCGGTTCCCTGGGCACCGCCGGGCAGATCAACTACGCCTCCACCAAGGCGGCCATGTCGGTGATGCCCAAGGTGCTCACCGGCGAGTTCATGCGCCGGGGTCTGTCGGAGCGCATCCGTTGCGTGGCCGTGGCCCCGGGCTACGTGGGCACGGCCATGGTCAAGGGCATGAACCAAAAGGCCTTGGAGAAGATCGTGGACGAGGTGCCCATAGGGCGGCTCATCGAGCCCGAGGAGGTGGCCTCCCTGGTGGGCGAGCTGTATCGCAACGAGGCCCTCAGCGGCGAAGTGTACTTCATCCACGGCGGTCTGCGCCTGGGCTCCCGGGGCTAGCCGGGCCGCCTTCGCCCTCAAGGCCCTAAAAACTTTGCTGCCGCCGGTACTCCCGGCGGCAGCTTGCTTGGGGCGCGGGGCCGTCAGGACAGGCGGCAGGAAATCCTTTCCTGGTAGAACTCGCCGGCCCTGGCCTGCTGGTCGGCCACCAGGCGGGAAATGCGGTCGAAATCCTGGCCCACCAGATCCACGAATTGCCGGTCCAGGTGATCTTCATAGGCCATTTTGTCCAAGATGGACATGACCTTGTCCTTGGGCAGGGCCTCGCGGTAGGGCCGCCGCTCGGTGAGGGCGGTGAACACGTCGGCCACGGCCATGATGCGCGCCCCCAGGCTCAGGCTGTGGCGGTCGTGGTGAAAGGGATAGCCCGAGCCGTCCAGCTTTTCGTGGTGAAAGGCGGCCCACTCGGCGATCTGCTGCATGCCGTTTACGCTGTTGAGCACCTCGTAGGTGTTGTAGGTGTGCGATTTCATAACCGCCATCTCCACCTCGTCCAGCTTGCCCGGCTTTTCCAGGATGTGGTTGGGCACGGCCATTTTGCCCACGTCGTGCAGATAGCCCGCGATCTCCATCAGCTTGACTTCTTCCCGGCTGAAACCATGCGACCGCGAAATTCGCCTGGCCGCCGCCGCCACGCCGGAGGAATGGGTGGCGGTGAAGCTGGAGCGGAAGTCGATGACGTTGCGGAAGAGCTTGGCCACCTCCTCCACCATGTCCAGGCCCACGTCCGCCTTGTTGTAGGGCCCCCGGTTGAGCAGCAGGGAATACATGCGCGGCGCAGCCAGGTCCAGCCAGAACTCCTCGTGCTCGGAGGCCTCCAAGAAAAGCTCCACCACTTGGGGATGGATGGTCTTGCCGCGTAACTGCTTGATGCGTTTGGTGATCTGCTGGTGCTGGTGCAGGATGTAGAGGTTGCGGTCCACCCAACGCTCCACATGGTCGGCCAACAGG contains:
- a CDS encoding molybdopterin-containing oxidoreductase family protein, whose amino-acid sequence is MDSWRPSVCPFDCPDTCGLLVRVKEGRATAVKGDPEHPFTQGFICQKMAQYPARVHHPQRITKPLLRVGPKGEGRFKEIGWDQALALAAAKLEETAAKHGPAAILPYSYAGHMGHLHRNAGHAFFHRLGASKLGRTICSSTASAGFAYSLGTGPGTDLSHSRLSDLIIVWGCNVLTTNLHAWPWFQEARRGGARLVVIDPYANQTALKADTHLKLRPGSDAALALGLMQVLINEELLDHEFIAAHTLGFADLQARAAEYPPERAAELTGVSAAEIVELGRAYGRARAPYIRTGCGPARQLAGGMAMRTIALLPALVGAFERPGGGILRSVGAGACLDLSRLTAEELSPAGTPTVNMVQLGAALAPEAPRPLHLLWVYLSNPAVVAPDSSAVLKGLAREDLFLVCQEMFMTETARWADLILPGAGSLEITELYTSYGHRYVQMAKPVIAPVGQCRSLWSVFQEMAGRMGFDEEVFTADEEQHISWMLDSGSPCLEGITLQSLSAGRPLLANIPANPYERGFLTPSGKVEFYCEALAAQGLDPLPDGAPSREDDHGGVYPLQLITPPRKQFLNSTFNELEAQRERAGEAEIYLHPDDAAARGIVDGGLVRVFNGRGECLLRAKVSEAVLPGVTVAEGLYWGAHTPGGTGINHLTSQALADLGGSSAFHCNQVEVAPAP
- a CDS encoding SDR family NAD(P)-dependent oxidoreductase, coding for MLQIKDAVAVITGGASGIGLSLAQYWASQGGKVVLADLFPEALEQAAAQVEGPVHTVACDVTKEEDNARLAAEAIEAFGAINLVAPFAGIIKDGLFLSPDRESGKVARKMPLEQFESVIKVNLTGVFLTARECGEQMVNHGCRGLICFISSTGSLGTAGQINYASTKAAMSVMPKVLTGEFMRRGLSERIRCVAVAPGYVGTAMVKGMNQKALEKIVDEVPIGRLIEPEEVASLVGELYRNEALSGEVYFIHGGLRLGSRG
- a CDS encoding HD domain-containing phosphohydrolase → MVNLGNIILSLSNAMDLANPELFQHQLRTAFIVWEMGRVAGLNQQSLENMFSAAVLHDIGANSVEEMQTLHRFEGQDTEDHCIRGWLLFKSVPWLENEASAVLYHHRPWEDWDESLENPAAFNAQAILLADHVERWVDRNLYILHQHQQITKRIKQLRGKTIHPQVVELFLEASEHEEFWLDLAAPRMYSLLLNRGPYNKADVGLDMVEEVAKLFRNVIDFRSSFTATHSSGVAAAARRISRSHGFSREEVKLMEIAGYLHDVGKMAVPNHILEKPGKLDEVEMAVMKSHTYNTYEVLNSVNGMQQIAEWAAFHHEKLDGSGYPFHHDRHSLSLGARIMAVADVFTALTERRPYREALPKDKVMSILDKMAYEDHLDRQFVDLVGQDFDRISRLVADQQARAGEFYQERISCRLS